A single region of the Marmota flaviventris isolate mMarFla1 chromosome 10, mMarFla1.hap1, whole genome shotgun sequence genome encodes:
- the LOC114081536 gene encoding PRAME family member 6-like, whose product MSIQSPPTLLELAGRSLLSNKSRALLDLEDLPIELFPPLFVEAFSRGHTEVLKKIVQAWPFTRLPLGALMRKPQLEMIQVALDGLDMLLAQQDHPRRWKLQVLDLRDVPQNFWRMWSGAVFDACSPEKIKKNQTLKLGPAMAAKPPFKVFIDLSLRKRPLDEFLKHLFLWVRQRRDRLHLCCNRLKIFGKPTRHTRKVLRLLQLDSVQKVEVHCAWVPSTLAACAPFLGQMRNLRKLLVSQVYVPAYTSQEEQEQLLTQLTSQFLRMDCLRKFCANAVFLLNGHLEQVLRHLKTPLKTLSITNCPLSDSDWNYLSRYPNTRQLRHLELRGIKLTDFSLEPLQILLDSTATTLNSLDLEDCGITDSQLQTLLPALSRCTQLVILSFHGNCLSMSTLRDLLLHTARLSQLSIELYPAPVESYDAWGTIHPGRCSQLCAELTAIVRDFRQPNILVFCTVPCHHCGYKFMYNQGLIHCSCPTPA is encoded by the exons ATGAGTATCCAGTCCCCACCCACGCTGCTGGAGCTGGCAGGGCGCAGCCTGCTGAGCAACAAGTCCAGGGCTCTCCTGGATCTGGAGGACCTGCCCATAGAGCTCTTCCCACCACTCTTTGTGGAGGCCTTCAGCAGGGGACACACTGAGGTCCTGAAGAAAATAGTGCAGGCCTGGCCCTTCACCCGCCTGCCCCTGGGGGCCCTGATGAGGAAGCCACAGCTTGAGATGATCCAAGTGGCCCTGGATGGGCTGGACATGCTGCTTGCCCAGCAGGATCACCCCAG gaggtggaaactgcaggTGCTGGATTTGCGGGATGTTCCCCAGAACTTCTGGAGGATGTGGTCTGGAGCTGTGTTTGATGCCTGCTCACCAGAGAAAATTAAGAAGAATCAAACCTTGAAACTTGGTCCAGCAATGGCAGCTAAGCCACCCTTCAAGGTTTTCATAGACTTGAGCCTCAGAAAAAGACCCCTGGATGAATTCCTGAAGCACTTGTTCCTGTGGGTCAGACAGAGAAGGGACAGGCTGCACCTGTGTTGCAATAGGCTGAAGATCTTTGGGAAACCCACCCGTCACACCAGGAAGGTCCTGCGACTGCTGCAGCTGGACTCTGTCCAGAAGGTGGAAGTGCACTGCGCCTGGGTGCCCTCCACCTTGGCTGCTTGTGCTCCTTTCTTGggccagatgaggaacctgaggaagCTGCTTGTCTCCCAGGTCTATGTGCCTGCCTACACCTCCCAAGAGGAGCAGGAGCAGCTGCTCACCCAGCTCACCTCGCAGTTCCTCAGGATGGACTGCCTGCGGAAGTTCTGTGCCAATGCTGTCTTCCTCCTCAATGGCCACCTGGAACAGGTGCTAAG GCACCTGAAGACCCCCCTGAAGACCCTCTCAATAACCAATTGCCCACTGTCAGATTCTGACTGGAATTATCTTTCCCGATATCCAAACACCAGACAGCTCAGACACCTGGAACTGAGGGGCATCAAACTGACCGATTTCAGTCTGGAGCCCCTCCAAATCCTGCTGGACAGCACTGCAACCACCCTGAACAGTCTGGACTTGGAAGATTGCGGGATCACTGACTCCCAGCTCCAGACTCTTCTGCCTGCCCTGAGCCGCTGCACCCAGCTTGTGATCTTGAGCTTCCATGGGAACTGCCTCTCTATGTCAACACTGAGGGACCTGCTGCTTCACACTGCCAGGCTGAGCCAGTTGAGCATAGAGCTGTACCCTGCCCCTGTGGAGAGCTATGATGCCTGGGGTACCATCCACCCAGGGAGATGTTCCCAACTCTGTGCTGAGCTGACAGCAATAGTGAGGGACTTTAGGCAGCCAAACATCCTTGTGTTCTGTACTGTCCCCTGTCATCATTGTGGCTACAAGTTCATGTATAACCAGGGCCTCATTCACTGCTCCTGTCCAACACCTGCCTAG